A region from the Pelagovum pacificum genome encodes:
- the dapF gene encoding diaminopimelate epimerase produces the protein MKMHGLGNDFVVIDGRAGAVEADSEILSAMADRRRGIGFDQLVIIGPSEEGGDFHLSFWNSDGSRSATCGNATRCVAAQMMNRTGQDMLRMTTERGILHALRRPDGEVAVNLGHPDTHWRDIPLSEEVDSLHLPIEGDPVATGMGNPHCTFFVEDVSAIDLATFGPSIEHHPLFPERTNVQIAQVLDHGRIRMRVWERGAGITEASGSSSCAVTVAAARRGLTGRQVTIELDGGELEIRWSDDGVWMKGPAAHVYDGVWYG, from the coding sequence ATGAAGATGCACGGGCTCGGGAACGACTTTGTCGTGATCGACGGCCGTGCTGGTGCCGTCGAGGCGGATTCGGAGATTCTCTCAGCGATGGCCGATCGGCGCCGGGGAATCGGCTTCGACCAGCTTGTCATCATCGGCCCGTCCGAGGAGGGCGGCGATTTTCACCTGTCTTTCTGGAATTCCGACGGCAGCCGCTCGGCGACCTGCGGCAACGCGACTCGCTGTGTCGCGGCGCAGATGATGAACCGCACCGGGCAGGACATGCTGCGCATGACCACCGAACGCGGCATCCTGCACGCACTGAGACGCCCCGACGGCGAAGTCGCCGTGAATCTCGGCCACCCGGATACGCACTGGCGCGACATCCCGTTGTCCGAAGAGGTTGATTCGCTGCACCTGCCGATCGAAGGCGACCCGGTCGCCACCGGCATGGGCAATCCGCACTGCACCTTCTTCGTCGAGGACGTGAGCGCCATCGACCTCGCCACCTTCGGCCCGTCCATCGAGCATCACCCGCTGTTTCCCGAACGCACCAACGTTCAGATCGCTCAGGTCCTCGACCACGGCCGGATCCGGATGCGGGTCTGGGAGCGTGGCGCGGGAATCACCGAGGCGTCCGGCTCCTCCTCCTGTGCGGTGACCGTCGCGGCGGCCCGGCGCGGGTTGACCGGACGGCAGGTCACGATCGAGCTCGACGGCGGAGAGCTTGAGATCCGCTGGTCCGACGACGGGGTCTGGATGAAGGGCCCCGCCGCGCACGTGTACGACGGGGTCTGGTACGGATGA
- the petA gene encoding ubiquinol-cytochrome c reductase iron-sulfur subunit, which yields MSHADEAQGTRRDFIYYATAGAATVTAGAAVWPLVNQMNPSADVQALSSIRVDISTVEPGSQLTVLWQGKPVFIRRRTAEEIEAANGVDPSSLPDPLANNENLDASAPATDANRALAPFGEGSDNPEEWLVQMGVCTHLGCVPLGESGDFGGWFCPCHGSHYDTAGRIRRGPAPRNLPVPVAEFVDEATIQLG from the coding sequence GTGTCACACGCAGACGAAGCCCAGGGCACCCGCCGCGACTTCATCTATTATGCAACCGCCGGCGCTGCGACCGTCACCGCCGGTGCCGCTGTCTGGCCGCTCGTGAACCAGATGAACCCGTCTGCCGACGTGCAGGCCCTGTCCTCGATCCGCGTCGACATCAGCACGGTCGAGCCCGGCTCGCAGCTGACGGTGCTCTGGCAGGGCAAGCCGGTGTTCATCCGCCGCCGCACGGCGGAAGAGATCGAGGCCGCGAACGGGGTCGACCCGTCGTCGCTGCCCGATCCGCTCGCCAATAACGAGAACCTCGATGCCTCCGCCCCCGCGACGGACGCGAACCGGGCGCTCGCCCCGTTCGGCGAAGGCTCCGACAACCCCGAGGAATGGCTCGTCCAGATGGGTGTCTGCACCCACCTCGGCTGTGTGCCGCTCGGCGAATCCGGTGACTTCGGCGGGTGGTTCTGCCCCTGCCACGGGTCGCACTACGACACTGCCGGCCGCATCCGCCGTGGCCCGGCGCCCCGCAACCTTCCCGTGCCCGTCGCCGAGTTCGTCGACGAAGCCACGATCCAACTCGGTTAA
- a CDS encoding glutathione S-transferase family protein: MQLFMSPASPFVRTVRVMIREAGITDMVEELEISTNALDTNAALAAANPVGKIPTLARPDGPAVHDSRVIARYLDQISDAGLYPTARLWEVLTLEATAHGAMDAAVGMVYEARFKGTDGKSADWIEAQWQKVARALDALEARWMSHLNGPVDMAQVAVACMLGYLDLRHPGRDWRATRPQLAAWEAAFSERPAMVDTKPPA, translated from the coding sequence ATGCAGCTCTTCATGTCTCCCGCCTCGCCCTTCGTGCGTACCGTGCGCGTGATGATCCGGGAGGCCGGCATCACCGACATGGTCGAGGAGCTTGAGATCAGCACCAACGCGCTCGATACCAATGCCGCGCTCGCGGCCGCCAATCCGGTCGGCAAGATCCCGACGCTGGCGCGGCCCGACGGGCCTGCGGTGCACGACAGCCGGGTGATCGCCCGCTACCTCGACCAGATCTCGGACGCCGGGCTCTACCCGACGGCGCGGCTCTGGGAAGTGCTGACGCTGGAGGCGACTGCGCACGGGGCGATGGATGCAGCGGTCGGCATGGTCTACGAGGCCCGCTTCAAGGGGACCGACGGCAAGAGCGCGGACTGGATCGAAGCACAGTGGCAGAAGGTGGCGCGCGCGCTGGATGCGCTCGAAGCCCGCTGGATGAGCCACCTGAACGGACCGGTCGACATGGCGCAGGTCGCGGTGGCCTGCATGCTCGGTTATCTCGATCTTCGCCATCCGGGCCGCGACTGGCGCGCGACCCGTCCGCAACTTGCCGCTTGGGAAGCCGCCTTCTCCGAGCGGCCGGCGATGGTCGACACGAAGCCCCCCGCCTGA
- a CDS encoding beta-glucosidase, translating to MSNRIEDLVDRMPLEEQVMLLSGEDFWSLPAIERLDIPKLRVTDGPNGARGGGSLVGGVTAAAFPVGIAIGATWDPALAQQIGGALAEEVHSKGAHVSLAPTVNIHRSVTNGRNFECYSEDPELTAALAVGYVRGLQEGGVSATIKHFAGNESEIERTTMNSEVDERSLREIYLRPFEAAVKEAGTWGIMSSYNKLNGTYTAENEWLLTTVLRQEWGYDGVVMSDWFGSRSTAPTVNAGLDLEMPGPTRDRGDKLVAAVEAGEVDAAMVRERALNVLRLMERTGALDDRTEWTERAEDKAEHRALIRKAGAAGAVLLKNEGTLPLAAPKRVAVIGPNAKVAQIMGGGSAQLNPHYRISPWDGLVERFGAKALTFAQGCQNHRWEPLIEDGLSVDFFDNESLSGEPVHSETMGPSVAFWLEGVAAGKVDAKHFSARITARFTAEEAGTYSFGLHAAAYARMLIDGEEAIDVWDSWTKGRTFFEEGCDEITATRDLAAGQTVEIVVEMRTKPADNLHLTGWRFGVSRRLGDADIAAAAEAAKDADVALVFVGRSGEWDTEGSDLDGIALPGRQDELVSAVAAANPSTVVVLQTGGPVEMPWLDEVPAVLQAWYPGQECGNAIADVLTGDVEPGGRLPQTFPARWSDNPTHSQDPEVYPGLDGKVRYEEGVFIGHRHYEQQGTTPLFPFGFGLGYSTVAVEGLTVSASGDGVEATVSLRNTGERDGSTVVQLYVGERDAPLPRPARELKAFRKVVLAAGESEELTIPLAPRAFAWFDVDAGKWRITGGTYKLYAGLSSADLHCEAAVELSAATLDK from the coding sequence ATGTCGAACCGCATCGAAGATCTCGTCGACCGCATGCCCCTCGAAGAGCAGGTGATGCTCCTGTCCGGGGAGGACTTCTGGTCCCTGCCCGCCATCGAGCGGCTCGACATTCCGAAGCTGCGGGTCACCGACGGGCCGAACGGCGCGCGCGGCGGCGGGTCACTGGTGGGCGGCGTGACGGCGGCGGCCTTCCCCGTCGGTATCGCGATCGGTGCGACCTGGGATCCTGCGCTGGCGCAGCAGATCGGCGGCGCATTGGCGGAAGAGGTCCACTCCAAAGGCGCGCATGTTTCGCTCGCGCCGACGGTGAACATCCACCGCTCCGTCACCAACGGCCGAAATTTCGAATGCTACTCGGAAGACCCCGAACTGACCGCCGCGCTGGCCGTCGGCTATGTCAGGGGGCTGCAGGAGGGTGGCGTCTCGGCGACGATCAAGCACTTCGCCGGCAACGAGTCCGAAATCGAGCGAACGACCATGAACTCGGAGGTGGACGAGCGGAGCCTGCGCGAGATCTACCTTCGCCCGTTCGAGGCGGCGGTGAAGGAGGCCGGAACGTGGGGCATCATGTCCTCCTACAACAAGCTGAACGGCACCTACACGGCCGAGAACGAATGGCTGCTGACTACCGTGCTGCGCCAGGAGTGGGGCTATGACGGCGTTGTCATGTCGGACTGGTTCGGGTCGCGCTCAACCGCGCCGACGGTGAACGCGGGCCTCGACCTCGAGATGCCGGGCCCGACGCGTGACCGGGGCGACAAGCTGGTCGCCGCCGTCGAGGCGGGCGAGGTTGACGCCGCGATGGTGCGGGAACGGGCGCTCAACGTGCTGCGCCTGATGGAGCGGACCGGTGCGCTTGACGACCGGACGGAGTGGACGGAACGGGCCGAGGACAAGGCCGAGCACCGCGCGCTGATCCGCAAAGCCGGGGCCGCGGGTGCCGTGCTGCTGAAGAACGAGGGCACACTGCCGCTCGCCGCGCCGAAGCGGGTGGCGGTGATCGGGCCGAACGCGAAGGTTGCGCAGATCATGGGCGGCGGCTCGGCCCAGTTGAACCCGCACTACCGCATCTCGCCGTGGGACGGGCTGGTCGAGCGGTTCGGGGCGAAGGCGCTGACCTTCGCGCAGGGCTGCCAGAACCACCGATGGGAGCCGCTGATCGAGGACGGGCTGTCGGTCGACTTCTTCGACAACGAATCGCTGTCCGGCGAGCCGGTCCACAGCGAGACGATGGGCCCTTCCGTCGCCTTCTGGCTGGAGGGTGTGGCCGCCGGCAAGGTCGACGCGAAGCATTTCTCCGCCCGTATCACTGCCCGTTTCACCGCCGAGGAGGCGGGGACCTACAGCTTCGGCCTGCATGCCGCGGCCTATGCGCGGATGTTGATCGACGGCGAGGAAGCGATCGACGTCTGGGACAGCTGGACCAAGGGGCGCACCTTCTTCGAGGAAGGTTGTGACGAAATCACCGCGACTCGCGACCTGGCCGCCGGCCAGACGGTGGAGATCGTGGTCGAGATGCGCACCAAGCCTGCCGACAACCTGCACCTGACCGGTTGGCGCTTCGGCGTGTCGCGCCGGCTCGGCGATGCAGACATCGCCGCCGCCGCCGAGGCGGCGAAGGACGCGGACGTGGCGCTGGTCTTCGTCGGTCGCTCCGGCGAGTGGGACACCGAGGGCTCCGACCTCGACGGCATCGCGCTGCCGGGCCGGCAGGACGAACTGGTGAGCGCGGTCGCCGCGGCCAATCCCTCGACCGTCGTGGTGCTTCAGACCGGTGGCCCGGTGGAGATGCCGTGGCTCGACGAGGTCCCGGCGGTGCTTCAGGCGTGGTATCCGGGGCAGGAGTGCGGCAACGCCATCGCCGATGTGCTGACCGGCGACGTCGAACCGGGTGGCCGACTGCCCCAGACCTTCCCGGCCCGGTGGTCGGACAACCCGACCCACAGCCAGGATCCGGAAGTCTACCCCGGTCTCGACGGCAAGGTGCGCTACGAGGAAGGCGTCTTCATCGGCCATCGCCATTACGAGCAGCAGGGCACCACGCCGCTGTTCCCGTTCGGCTTCGGCCTCGGCTACAGCACGGTCGCAGTTGAGGGGCTGACCGTCTCGGCCTCTGGCGACGGGGTGGAGGCGACCGTCTCGCTGCGCAACACGGGCGAGCGCGACGGCAGCACGGTAGTACAACTCTACGTCGGAGAGCGCGACGCGCCGCTGCCCCGCCCGGCGCGGGAGCTGAAGGCGTTCCGCAAGGTCGTGCTCGCCGCGGGTGAGTCGGAGGAGCTGACCATCCCGCTAGCGCCGCGGGCCTTCGCATGGTTCGACGTCGACGCGGGAAAATGGCGGATCACCGGTGGCACCTACAAGCTGTACGCCGGCCTGTCCTCGGCCGACCTGCACTGTGAGGCGGCGGTCGAGCTGTCCGCCGCGACACTCGACAAATAA
- a CDS encoding outer membrane protein, with product MSRFAFLLIPIGLAGPLQAETELAFHLGAQGAAPGDVRIDDPVAGRDTLGVDWEGRSASAPVYYGLRLTRWSEETGWGVDFVHAKVYAPADDRAAGGYDVLEFTDGLNLLTLNAYRRWPDALGPATPYLGGGIGIAVPHVEVTRGGSVTEGYQVTGPAATLLAGLRLPVGDRWTVFGEYKASWSDNRADLSTGGTLEAEIVTHALNAGVAWRF from the coding sequence ATGTCGCGCTTTGCCTTCCTTCTCATCCCGATCGGACTGGCCGGTCCACTCCAGGCCGAAACCGAACTCGCCTTTCACCTAGGTGCACAGGGCGCAGCACCGGGTGACGTCCGGATCGACGATCCGGTCGCGGGACGCGACACGCTCGGCGTGGATTGGGAGGGGCGGTCGGCCTCGGCGCCCGTCTATTATGGCCTTCGCCTGACCCGATGGTCGGAAGAGACGGGGTGGGGCGTAGATTTCGTCCATGCGAAGGTCTACGCGCCCGCAGACGATCGAGCCGCCGGCGGCTACGACGTGCTGGAATTCACCGACGGCCTCAACCTTTTGACCCTGAACGCCTATCGGCGCTGGCCGGACGCGCTCGGGCCGGCAACGCCTTACCTCGGCGGTGGCATCGGTATCGCCGTGCCGCACGTCGAGGTCACGCGCGGCGGTTCCGTCACGGAAGGCTATCAAGTCACCGGTCCGGCAGCGACGTTGCTCGCCGGACTGCGGCTGCCGGTCGGCGACCGCTGGACCGTGTTCGGCGAATACAAGGCAAGCTGGAGCGACAACCGCGCTGACCTCTCCACCGGTGGTACGCTCGAGGCGGAGATCGTCACGCACGCTCTGAACGCCGGCGTCGCCTGGCGGTTCTGA
- a CDS encoding ABC transporter permease, translated as MRGVWLDLPATAQDILILIALLLPALLTALIVLRGFAPGSLVRALLWRFRWANAVFVALIAISVGMGIGLIAQERGLRRGTAQAADKFDMIVSAPGSEMTMMLAAVFLQPSAVPLLDGDTYNAVSTNPRVDVAAPLAFGDSHDGSPVIGTTADFVTYLSEDQVEGRMWTDTFEAIVGAGTSLEIGDSFVPAHGHGDAADHGAHGDSYTVVGKIPRNGSPWDRAIMVPVESVWAIHGLADGHAPDAEDRLGPPYDADFFPGTPAIVVRATSLPDTYALRSEFSRDGETMAFFPGAVLANLYRIMGDVRQAMSLMTLVTQVLVAASVLLGLFILSRLFQRQLALLRAIGAPARFVMAVVWSYAAGLLATGSILGLGTGYLAAAILGRVVTARTDILVTASIGWSEVHLVAGFLSATAVLSLVPAWSVLRAPVMRAIRS; from the coding sequence ATGAGGGGAGTCTGGCTCGACCTTCCCGCCACGGCGCAGGACATCCTGATTCTCATCGCGCTCCTGCTCCCGGCGCTGCTTACCGCGCTGATCGTGCTGCGCGGCTTCGCGCCCGGTTCCCTTGTCAGGGCGCTGCTCTGGCGGTTCCGCTGGGCGAACGCGGTCTTCGTCGCGCTGATCGCCATCTCCGTCGGTATGGGCATCGGCCTGATTGCGCAGGAGCGTGGATTGCGCCGCGGCACCGCGCAGGCGGCGGACAAGTTCGACATGATCGTCAGCGCGCCCGGCTCCGAGATGACGATGATGCTGGCCGCCGTCTTCCTGCAACCCTCCGCCGTGCCGCTGCTCGACGGCGACACATACAACGCCGTCTCGACGAACCCCCGCGTCGACGTCGCCGCCCCGCTCGCCTTCGGCGACAGCCACGACGGATCGCCGGTCATCGGCACGACGGCGGACTTCGTCACCTACCTCTCCGAAGATCAGGTCGAGGGCCGGATGTGGACCGACACGTTCGAGGCGATCGTCGGCGCGGGCACCTCGCTCGAGATCGGCGACAGCTTCGTGCCCGCCCATGGCCACGGTGATGCGGCTGACCACGGCGCACACGGCGACAGCTACACGGTCGTCGGGAAGATCCCGCGCAACGGCTCACCGTGGGATCGCGCGATCATGGTTCCGGTCGAATCCGTCTGGGCGATCCACGGTCTTGCCGACGGCCACGCGCCGGATGCCGAGGACCGCCTCGGCCCGCCCTATGACGCCGACTTTTTCCCCGGCACGCCTGCCATCGTGGTCCGCGCCACCAGCCTGCCGGACACCTACGCGCTGCGGTCGGAGTTCAGCCGCGACGGCGAGACGATGGCCTTCTTCCCCGGCGCGGTGCTCGCCAACCTCTACCGGATCATGGGCGACGTGCGGCAGGCGATGTCGCTGATGACGCTGGTCACGCAGGTGCTTGTCGCGGCGAGTGTCCTGCTCGGTCTCTTCATCCTGTCCCGCCTGTTCCAGCGCCAGCTCGCGCTGCTGCGCGCCATCGGCGCGCCGGCGCGGTTCGTCATGGCTGTGGTCTGGTCCTATGCGGCGGGACTGCTCGCGACGGGCTCGATCCTCGGCCTCGGCACCGGCTATCTCGCCGCCGCGATCCTGGGTCGCGTGGTGACCGCCCGCACCGATATCCTCGTCACCGCGTCGATCGGGTGGAGCGAAGTCCACCTTGTCGCTGGCTTCCTGTCGGCCACGGCGGTGCTGTCGCTCGTCCCGGCGTGGTCGGTGCTGCGCGCCCCGGTGATGCGGGCGATCAGGTCCTGA
- a CDS encoding cytochrome b: protein MAGIPHDHYEPKTGIETWLHKRLPVVGLMYDTLMIPTPKNLNWMWIWGIVLVFTLVLQIATGVVLVMHYTPHVDMAFNSIEHIMRDVNGGHMIRYFHMNGASLFFFAVYMHIFRGLYYGSYKAPREVTWIVGMLIYLLMMATGFMGYVLPWGQMSFHGTAVITGLFGAIPFIGESIQTWLLGASAVGQPALNRFFSLHYLLPFVILGLVIVHVWAFHSTGNNNPTGVEVRRGSKEEAAKDTLPFWPYFVIKDLFALAIVLVVFMAIVGFMPNFLGHPDNYVEANPLATPSHIVPEWYFLPFYAILRCFTADVWVVMFTNWITFGIVDAKFFGVLAMFGAIAVMALAPWLDTSTVRSGRYRPMFKWWFALLCVDFIVLMWAGAMPAEGIYPIIALIGAVYWFGYFLVILPLLGVLEKPVATPATIEEDFANHYSKSGGTKTVVNPAE, encoded by the coding sequence ATGGCTGGTATCCCGCACGATCACTACGAGCCGAAGACGGGCATCGAGACGTGGCTGCACAAGCGGCTTCCCGTCGTCGGACTCATGTACGACACGCTGATGATCCCGACCCCCAAGAACCTCAACTGGATGTGGATCTGGGGGATCGTTCTCGTCTTCACGCTGGTGCTTCAGATCGCGACCGGCGTCGTTCTGGTGATGCACTACACGCCGCATGTGGACATGGCGTTCAACTCCATCGAACACATCATGCGTGACGTGAACGGCGGCCACATGATCCGCTATTTCCACATGAACGGCGCCTCGCTGTTCTTCTTCGCGGTCTACATGCACATCTTCCGCGGCCTCTACTACGGGTCCTACAAGGCCCCGCGCGAGGTGACGTGGATCGTCGGGATGCTGATCTACCTGCTGATGATGGCGACCGGTTTCATGGGCTACGTTCTGCCCTGGGGCCAGATGTCCTTCCACGGCACGGCGGTCATCACCGGCCTCTTCGGCGCCATCCCGTTCATCGGCGAGTCGATCCAGACGTGGCTGCTCGGCGCATCCGCCGTGGGTCAGCCCGCGCTGAACCGCTTCTTCTCGCTGCACTACCTGCTGCCGTTCGTGATCCTCGGTCTCGTGATCGTTCACGTCTGGGCCTTCCACTCGACGGGCAACAACAACCCGACGGGCGTCGAGGTCCGCCGCGGCTCGAAAGAGGAAGCGGCCAAGGACACCCTGCCCTTCTGGCCCTATTTCGTGATCAAGGATCTGTTCGCGCTGGCCATCGTGCTGGTGGTGTTCATGGCGATCGTGGGCTTCATGCCGAACTTCCTCGGCCACCCCGACAACTACGTCGAGGCGAACCCGCTCGCCACGCCGAGCCACATCGTCCCGGAATGGTACTTCCTGCCGTTCTACGCGATCCTGCGCTGCTTCACCGCCGACGTCTGGGTCGTGATGTTCACGAACTGGATCACCTTCGGCATCGTCGATGCGAAGTTCTTCGGCGTGCTTGCCATGTTCGGCGCGATCGCGGTCATGGCACTGGCGCCGTGGCTCGACACCTCGACCGTCCGTTCGGGCCGCTACCGCCCGATGTTCAAGTGGTGGTTCGCGCTGCTCTGCGTCGACTTCATCGTCCTGATGTGGGCGGGCGCAATGCCGGCGGAAGGCATCTACCCGATCATCGCGCTGATCGGTGCGGTCTACTGGTTCGGCTACTTCCTGGTCATCCTGCCGCTGCTCGGTGTGCTGGAGAAGCCGGTCGCCACGCCCGCGACGATCGAAGAAGATTTCGCCAACCACTACTCCAAGTCCGGCGGCACCAAGACCGTCGTGAACCCGGCCGAGTGA
- a CDS encoding ABC transporter ATP-binding protein: MPDSSGPALDVRDLVVTGERGRNILEIDRLDLAPGTALGIEGPSGAGKSTLLFALAGLAERATGRVSWNGTDLLSLSADRRTRFRAESIGLIFQDFLLFDELGPAANAGLQSLFAPKAKRAGLKDRAAAVLARLGVPSEARTVASFSGGERQRVGIARALAHDPAILLADEPTANLHRAASDALTDDLLADVRERGRTLIVVSHDERLLSRMDRRLRIADGRRVA; the protein is encoded by the coding sequence ATGCCTGACAGCTCCGGCCCCGCGCTGGATGTTCGCGACCTCGTCGTCACCGGCGAGCGTGGGCGCAACATCCTCGAGATCGACCGGCTCGACCTCGCCCCTGGCACCGCGCTCGGGATCGAGGGGCCGTCGGGCGCGGGCAAGTCCACGTTGCTCTTCGCGCTCGCGGGGCTGGCGGAGCGGGCGACCGGCAGGGTCAGCTGGAACGGCACCGACCTGCTGTCGCTGTCCGCCGATCGCCGCACACGTTTCCGGGCCGAAAGCATCGGCCTGATCTTCCAGGACTTTCTGCTGTTCGACGAACTCGGCCCCGCTGCCAATGCCGGGCTCCAGTCGCTGTTCGCGCCGAAGGCGAAGCGCGCCGGACTGAAGGACCGCGCCGCCGCCGTTCTCGCACGCCTCGGCGTGCCGTCCGAAGCCCGGACCGTCGCCAGCTTCTCCGGCGGGGAACGTCAGCGAGTCGGCATCGCCCGCGCGCTCGCCCACGACCCTGCGATCCTGCTGGCGGACGAGCCGACCGCGAACCTGCACCGCGCCGCCTCCGACGCGCTGACCGATGACCTGCTCGCCGACGTGCGCGAACGTGGCCGAACCCTGATCGTCGTCAGCCACGACGAACGGCTCTTGTCGCGCATGGACCGGCGGCTGCGCATCGCCGACGGGAGACGCGTGGCATGA
- the mtaB gene encoding tRNA (N(6)-L-threonylcarbamoyladenosine(37)-C(2))-methylthiotransferase MtaB — translation MTAPRFSTLGCRLNAYETEAMKALAEQAGLTNAMVVNTCAVTAEAVRKAKQEIRRLRRENPDAPLIVTGCAAQTEPETFSDMPEVTRVIGNSEKMMPETWASMTPDLIGDTERVAVDDIMSVRETAGHLIDGFGTRSRAYVQVQNGCDHRCTFCIIPYGRGNSRSVPAGVVVDQIKRLVQSGYNEVVLTGVDLTSWGADLPAQPKLGDLVMRILKLVPDLPRLRISSIDSIEVDENLMHAIATESRLMPHLHLSLQHGDDLILKRMKRRHLRDDAIRFTEEALRLRPDMTFGADIIAGFPTETEAHFENSLKLVEDCSLTWLHVFPYSARQGTPAARMPAVNGKLIKERAARLRAAGDAAVARHLGGQVGRQHMVLMENARMGRTEQFAEVTFSADQPESRIVPATIRAVEGHQLAA, via the coding sequence ATGACCGCGCCGCGGTTCTCGACGCTCGGCTGCCGTCTCAACGCCTACGAGACGGAAGCGATGAAGGCGCTCGCCGAACAGGCGGGTCTGACCAACGCGATGGTGGTGAACACCTGCGCCGTGACGGCAGAGGCCGTGCGCAAGGCCAAGCAGGAGATCCGCCGCCTGCGCCGCGAGAACCCGGACGCGCCGCTGATCGTCACCGGCTGCGCCGCGCAGACCGAGCCCGAGACCTTCTCGGACATGCCCGAGGTCACTCGGGTAATCGGCAATTCCGAGAAGATGATGCCCGAGACCTGGGCCTCCATGACTCCCGACCTGATCGGCGACACGGAGCGAGTCGCGGTCGACGACATCATGTCGGTGCGCGAAACGGCGGGCCACCTGATCGACGGGTTCGGCACGCGGTCGCGCGCCTACGTACAGGTTCAGAACGGCTGCGACCATCGGTGCACCTTCTGCATCATCCCCTATGGCCGCGGCAATTCTCGCTCGGTTCCGGCGGGAGTCGTCGTCGACCAGATCAAGCGGTTGGTTCAATCGGGATACAACGAGGTCGTGCTGACCGGCGTCGACCTGACCAGCTGGGGCGCGGACCTGCCGGCACAGCCGAAGCTGGGCGACCTCGTCATGCGGATCCTCAAGCTGGTGCCGGACCTGCCACGCCTGCGGATCAGCTCGATCGATTCGATCGAGGTGGACGAGAACCTGATGCACGCCATCGCGACCGAATCGCGTCTGATGCCCCACCTGCACCTCAGCCTGCAGCATGGCGACGACCTGATCCTGAAGCGCATGAAGCGCCGCCACCTGCGCGACGACGCGATCCGCTTCACCGAAGAAGCTCTGCGCCTGCGGCCCGACATGACCTTCGGTGCCGACATCATCGCCGGCTTTCCGACCGAGACAGAGGCGCATTTCGAGAATTCGCTGAAGCTGGTCGAGGATTGCAGCCTCACCTGGCTCCACGTCTTTCCCTACTCCGCCCGGCAGGGCACGCCCGCGGCCCGGATGCCGGCGGTGAACGGCAAGCTCATCAAGGAGCGTGCCGCGCGACTGCGCGCCGCCGGGGACGCCGCCGTGGCGCGTCACCTTGGCGGGCAGGTGGGCCGTCAGCACATGGTATTGATGGAAAACGCCCGCATGGGCCGGACCGAGCAGTTCGCCGAAGTCACCTTTTCGGCCGACCAGCCCGAGAGCCGCATCGTCCCCGCGACCATCCGCGCGGTCGAGGGGCACCAGCTCGCCGCCTGA
- a CDS encoding FMN-binding negative transcriptional regulator encodes MHPNPIFRSESEARALDLARDRALGTLAVNHDGGPLLSHVPFLLAEDGARADLHLVRSNPIARLGSVEAVIAVQGPDAYVSPDWYGIEDQVPTWNYVAIHLRGRLEPLPPETMPDLLARQSAAYESRLAPKTPWTMDKMSDEVLTRFLRMILPFRLTIERIDSTFKLGQNKAEEVRHAAADRLAEGFGVEVGALSRLMREG; translated from the coding sequence ATGCATCCCAACCCGATCTTCCGTTCCGAATCCGAAGCCCGTGCGCTCGATCTCGCGCGGGATCGCGCTTTAGGCACGCTGGCGGTGAACCACGACGGCGGACCGCTTCTGTCGCACGTCCCCTTCCTTCTGGCGGAGGACGGGGCGAGGGCTGATCTGCACCTCGTCCGGTCGAACCCGATCGCCCGGCTCGGTTCGGTCGAGGCGGTGATCGCCGTGCAGGGTCCCGATGCCTACGTCTCACCCGACTGGTACGGGATCGAGGACCAGGTGCCGACATGGAACTACGTCGCCATCCATCTGCGCGGGCGGCTGGAGCCCCTGCCGCCCGAGACGATGCCGGACCTGCTGGCGCGTCAGTCGGCGGCCTACGAATCCCGCCTCGCGCCCAAGACACCCTGGACGATGGACAAGATGTCCGACGAGGTCCTGACGCGTTTCCTGCGGATGATCCTGCCATTCCGGCTGACGATCGAGCGGATCGATTCGACCTTCAAGCTCGGCCAGAACAAGGCCGAGGAGGTGCGCCACGCCGCTGCCGACCGGCTGGCGGAGGGATTCGGAGTGGAGGTCGGCGCGCTTTCCCGGCTGATGCGCGAGGGCTGA